A stretch of the Bacillus sp. B-jedd genome encodes the following:
- a CDS encoding redoxin domain-containing protein — protein MAKKWIAAGLLIAMMAIAMYQAFDKKDEANSKPESPVDGLKAGVKAPDFELKTLTGETVKLSEFKGKKVMLNFWATWCGPCKAEMPAMQQLSTEVGDDVAILAVNIDPQLDVQGFVDKNGITFPILLDTDDKINSLYQIVAIPSSYFIDSKGIIQDVFRGAMPHDAMVQYINDLD, from the coding sequence ATGGCAAAAAAGTGGATTGCAGCAGGATTATTGATTGCGATGATGGCCATAGCCATGTACCAGGCTTTTGATAAAAAAGATGAAGCAAATTCAAAACCGGAGTCGCCAGTCGATGGCCTTAAAGCCGGGGTGAAGGCACCGGATTTCGAGTTAAAAACGTTAACTGGTGAAACCGTCAAGCTATCAGAGTTTAAAGGCAAAAAAGTCATGTTGAATTTTTGGGCGACCTGGTGCGGACCATGCAAAGCAGAAATGCCAGCCATGCAGCAGCTTTCTACTGAGGTTGGCGATGACGTAGCCATTCTAGCCGTCAATATCGATCCACAACTCGATGTGCAAGGTTTTGTTGATAAAAATGGCATCACTTTCCCGATTCTTTTAGATACGGATGATAAAATCAATTCGCTTTACCAAATCGTTGCCATCCCGTCGTCCTATTTTATTGACAGCAAGGGAATTATCCAGGATGTTTTCAGAGGAGCCATGCCACATGATGCCATGGTCCAATATATAAATGATTTAGATTAA